The DNA region CAACATCCGCATTAATGGCCTTATCCAGCTCGATCAGGCTTCGGTGTACCGTACCGCACTCGGTAATAGTGAGATAGCGCAGTCGCCCGGGCGCATCACTGAAACGGAAGAGAACGGCAACCGCGTGCTCACAGGCACTACGTCACAGGCTGCCAGCATTGCGACAGATGGCGTTTATATCGTCAAAGCTATCGACTATACTGGCGACACCAGAGGTCAGGCGTGGTACATGGATTTAATGTGTTTTGCGCGTGGAGCTTCTACCCTGATTAATGATTCGACTTTGATGAAAACGGGTGCCTAATGAAAAGGATAATCTCAGGAATATTTTCTGGCTTAATTTGCTTAACAGCTGTTGCTGGTGCAAATGCAGCAGGAAAAGTCTATATGAAGTGCGGTGATTTCACTTTCTCAACGAGTGGTACTAATGACGGCTTTCCTCGCATAAATGGAGCAAAGCCCGAGTATCAGAAATTGACATTTCTGAAACAAAAAGAAGACTACGATAATATAAAAATGGATTGGCGTATGGCCACAAACCAACCGGGGAGATGGGTTGGTCTTGAGTACATCAAGCGAAACGGAAAAGCTATCCTCAATGCTCAGTGGCTGCAAGCCAGCATGGACGCACCAAGACAATATGCAACTTATGATTGCGTAAAGGTTAAATAATGGAACCTGCATATATTATTATTTTATTCGTAATTGCTTTTGCATTTGTTAAATATTTAAAATTTAAAAAGCGCAGAAATGAAGACGCAATTATTAAATCATACAATCGAAATAAACGGGTTGCTTACCAAAAATCAAAGCCAGCAAATGGGAGGCGTCGAAGTAAAGAAGAAATTGAGAAGGATAACGCGCGCTATGCTGAACACCTCGCCGAAAACAGCCGTCGTCACTCCGAGGCAGAGAGGATAAAGCAATCTCGCTTGGGTATTAAACGTTATATTTGGCGCTCCTGCGAGGATGGTGACGAGTGTGCAGAATGCGCTAAAAATAATGGGAAAACATTTTCGTGGAGTAAGCCGCCTAAAAGTGGTCATCCCGGGGAGGGAAAGTGTTGTCCTGATGGTCGCTGTAGATGTTATCCAGAAGCAAAATTATAACCCGCAACTGAGCGGGTTTTTTTATGGGGTTTTTATGCCAATTCCAACTCAATCACAGATTGGCGGTGAGCAGCAGACCGCGCAGGCCATTGCCGATTCGGTGTCTACCCAGATGCGCGTAGCGATGCCTGGCATCATTCAGTCGTTCGATCCTGACGCTGTTACCTGCACTGTAGAGGTGGCGCTTCGCGGTGTTGTTGGCGATGGCTCCACCGAATTAAAACCGCTGGTGGATGTGCCGGTCATCTTCCCGCGCGGTGGCGGTTGCACGCTGACCTTCCCAGTTAAAGAGGGCGATGAGTGCCTGCTGATCTTTGCCGACCGTTGCATCGATTTCTGGTGGCAGAGCGGCGGCGTTCAGGAGACCGTCGACCCGCGCCAGCATGATTTATCTGATGCGTTCGCCATCGTTGGCCCGCAGTCTCAGGCACAGAAAATCATCGGTATCAGTACCAGCGCCGCGCAACTGCGCACCGATGATGGCGCGGCGTTCGTAGAGGTCGCAGCAGGACATAACATCACCGTTAAAACACTAGGCCAGCTTACGGCTACGGCTGAGGGTGGAACGACAATTACATCCCCGACCATAACGCTGAACGGCAACGTAACGATTAACGGCAACCTGTCTCAGGGAATGGGTGAAAGTGGCGGTACTGCGACGATGCTTGGGCCGGTGACGGTAACAAATGACGTAAAAGCTTCTGGTGTCAGTGTCGCCACGCATAAACATGGTGGAGTACAAACTGGCGGGGGAACTACTGGGGGGCCGCAATAATGCGATACCGTCGCGAAGATGCTGACGGCGATTACACTTTCGGGCAGGGTGATGACACCTTCCTTATCGACAGTCCGGAGTGTGTCGCCCAGGCCGTAAAAACTCGGTTTGAGCTGTGGCGCGGTCAGTGGTTTCTCGATCTGACGGAAGGAACGCCGTATGTTCAGTCAGTGCTTGGTAAACAGCGATCTGACGTCTATATCCTGGCTATACGCGAACGCATACAGGACACGCCGGGCGTTCTGTCGATTCTTTCCTTCGATACCAATTATGACGGCACCAGCCGCCGCGTCACCTTCACTTCCTCCATTGACACAATCTACGGCCAGACGACTGTAACAAGCGAGGCATAAATGGCTTTGAACCTCGACACGCTGGGGCTATCGGCAACGGTAACCGCCCAGGGGATTAGTGCGCCTGATTACCAGACAATCCTTGATACACTGACCAGCTATTTCAGGCAGATTTACGGTAGTGATGCCTACCTCGAACCAGACAGCAAAGATGGGCAAATGGTTGCGCTGGTGGCTCTTGCCGTGCATGACGCTAACAATACCGCTATCGAGATCTATAACTCGTTTTCACCGACGACAGCGCAGGCCGCAGCGCTTAGCAGCAATGTGAAAATTAACGGGATCACGCGAAAAGTCGCAACAAACTCTACTGCCGATCTGCTGTTGACCGGTGCAGCAGGCACGACTATCACAAATGGCTCCGCACGGGATAAAAACGGCATTATCTGGAATTTTCCCGCGAGTGTAGCGATCGGCGTTGATGGTACTGTGCTGGTGACGGCTACATGTGCGAATGGTGGTTCTGTTGCGGCTTTAGCCGGGACAATCACCACCATTAACACACCGACTCGCGGCTGGGTATCAGTTACAAACCCAGCTGCGGCTACAGTCGGTTCACCTGCTGAAACCGACGCAGAACTACGCATCAGGCAGGGGCAAAGCGTCGCTCTGCCATCACTCACACCGTTTGAAGGTGTCGACGGTGCGATCGCCAACGTTGCAGGCGTGACACGTCACAAGCTCTACGAGAATGATACTGGCACAACCGACAGCAACGGGCTGCCGCCTCATTCCATTTCCGCCATCGTTGATGGAGGTGATGTTACCGAGATAGCCCAGACAATCCGGGGGAACAAAGGGCAGGGAACGGCAACTTACGGGACAACCTCTGTAACTGTACCGGACACCTACGGCAATCCACATGTGATCAGCTTTTCGCGGTCTACTGATGTCCCGATTTATGGGCATATCACCCTGAAAGCCTTTACGGGCTACACGTCGCAAATTGGCGTACAGATTCAGCAGGCCGTCGCGGATTATATCAACGGGCTGACCATCGGCGACGATGTGCTGCTGAGCAGGATTTATTCTCCGGCGAACCTCGGCGTAGTGAGTGGCGGCAATGCGCGCTACTACGACATACAGGAGCTGCTGATTGGAAAATCAGCCGGTAGCGTAGCGGCGGCAAACATCATTATCGCCTACAACGAATCCGCGTCGTGTAAACCCGAAAACATTGTTCTAACGGTGACGTCATGAGCAAGTACACGGACTTAATCACCAACTACCATGCCACAAAACCGAAATACTTTGATCACATCGACCTGAGCACGCGGCCACTGATTGATATCACTGGTGCCACCTGGAGGCTGGTAAGCGCATTCGATATTGATACCGCTGTCGGCGTCCAACTCGATACGCTCGGCCTCTGGATTGGCCGCAGTCGCATCGTCGGCCAGCCGATAAGCGGCGTTTATTTCAGCTGGGACACTGACGGGCTCGGATATGACCAGGGCGTATGGCAAGGCCCGTATGATCCAGATGCAGGATATACCACGCTGAGCGATACAACCTATCGCATCGTTCTTAAGGCAAAAATCGCTATCAACAACTGGGATGGCCGCAATGATTCGCTGCCACCCATCCTTGACGCTGCAACTGCTGGCTCTGGCCTCAAGATGCAAATCGTCGATAACCAGGACATGACGATCTCGGTCTGGGTATTTCCCGAGACTGACATTTCTGATGTGTCTCTCGAACTGATCGCCGCCATCAAACAGGGCTATCTCACCATTAAAGCAGCTGGCGTATGGGCCGGTGACATTGAAACGCCTTCGGTAGAAACACCCTCAGAAGGCACTAAATTCTTTGGTTTCGACATGGAAAATGAATATATCGCCGGATTAGATGATGGCGCATGGGGGAAATTACTGTAATGGCTAAAAATGACTTTAAATCTTTCGCGACAGCAGCAAATGCTAACGTGATGGCCCAGGCTGACTGGGAAGCGCTTCCGGCCCTGCTCTCTGGTTTCACCGCAGGTAAGGCAGCCAGCGCAGAAGTAAATAAAGCAATTCGGCAGGCCAGCTTTATCGCGTCAGCGCTGGCGCAGTACACCGCCAACAAAAGTGGGCAGGATGTGCTTGATGATGCTGATTTGAATGGGTTCATTACTAAAATGACAACCGCGTTCGGTAAGGATTTCCAGGCGCTTGATGCAACACTGACAGCACTTGCCGGCCTCGCTACAGGAGCTAACAAGCTTCCGTATTTCACAGGGACGGACACTGTATCACAGACGGATCTTACTTCAGTAGGGCGCGATATTATCGGGCAGACAGACCTGACTTCTCTTATTAGTTACCTCAGTTTGCAGGCTTTCGTTTCTTCACCATCTTCTGTTGCCAACGCGTTCTCGAGCGTTCATTCCCCGGATGATAGTAAGTATTTAGTTATTGCTAATAATGGAGACTGGGGTGCGCAGGACGAAAGCGGGAATGGCATACCTTTGCCCATTAACCGGGGAGGTACTGGGGACGCTACGACAGCGGGCGCACGCGATAATCTCGGCCTATCTGCTGGTCTGCCGCCAATCGGCATTCCTTTCTTCTGGCCGTCTGCTGCTATGCCTAACACCGTCATGCCTGAATGGTCTGACATGGTGTTTTTGAAGTTTAACGGGGCGACGTTCTCCGCAGCTACTTATCCAAAACTTGCGTTAGTTTGGCCAGGCCTGAAATTAACCGAGTCACGTGGGGAGTTCGTGCGTATTTGGGATGATGGACGCGGTGTTGACGGCGGAAGGACACTTTTAAGCGCCCAGGGTGATGCTCAGCAGGCAATTACAGGTCAGTTTGTAGATGTGGCAATGGGTGTGAACGCATCGGCGTCTGGTGCATTTGAAATGACGCAACTGATTCCAACTGGTTTAACTGCGGGTCAAGCAAGCGACTTCAACCAAAAAAATATCTATTTTGACTCTTCAAAAGTTAACCGCACCGCCGCAGAAAACCGTCCCCGCAACATCGCATTTAACCTGTTAGTAAGGGCAAAATAATGAAACCTGTTTTTGATAAAAATGGTCTGGCTACAGAACCGGGCGAAATTCGCTGTTTTTATTACGATCCCGATACCGGGGAATATACCGGCTGGTCTGATGAATACATTAACCCTGGTGTAAGCATGCCTGGGCATTCAACAGACATTGACCCCGGTGATGAAGTTGCGGGAAAAGTAGCCGTATATAAAAATGTAACCTGGAGTCAGGAAGAAGACCACAGGGGCGAGATTGTTTACTCAACCACTGATGGAATGAAATCCACCATTGATTATATTGGCTCTGTACATGATGGTTACACTACCACCGAGCCTTCAGGCCCGTATGATAAATGGGATGGTGAGAAGTGGGTAACGGATACTGATGCTCAGCACGCAGCTGATGTTAAAGCTGCGGATCAGCAAAAGGCCGCATTGCTGACAGAAGCAAAAGAGACAATCAGCTTCTGGCAGACTGAGCTACAGTTAGGCATTATCAGCGATGAAGATAAAGCCAGCCTGATCGCCTGGATGAACTACATCAAAGCGGTACAGGCGGTGGACACGTCGAAAGCGCCGGATATCACCTGGCCGACGCCACCAGCGGCTTAATCTCATTTTGGCGATGTGCCAGATTTGTGTCATACATGGTAAATCGCCTTCCTCTTTCTTACATCATGTGCCATTGAGTTGCCTGATGTGAATGCGGCAATGTGTATGCAAAACAGCTAGTTAAATGTGATTCTACTAATTCGTAATGCGAAGGTCGTAGGTTCGACTCCTATTATCGGCACCATTTCAAACTCTTCTCAAGTCTACCGAAATCAACTTAAAGCCCGTATAATGCGGTTTCTAGCCCGTATCTTATCTCCTGTTATCAACTGGACTCAACCGGAATCAAGTTACAGTTGGGGGCATAAGTGGGGGCATTCTGTGTTCGGTCCAGGGAGATGCCCCCAATGAAGCTAAATGCACGGCAGGTAGACGCCGCTAAACCCAGAGAGAAGGCCTACAAGCTGGCAGATGGTGCTGGCTTGTATCTTGAGGTTGTTCCCTCTGGTTCCAGATATTGGCGGATGAAGTATCGCTTCAATGGAAAAGAGAAGCGTATGGCTTTTGGTGTCTATCCAGCAGTGTCCCTTGCACAAGCGAGGGCACTACGAGATGAAGCCAAGAAAAAACTGGCCGAGGGTATCGATCCATCGTTTGCTAAGAAAGAAGAAAAGTTGGTTCGCGATGTCCAGCTCAATAATACGTTTCAGGCAGTGGCGCTTGAATGGCACGGAACGAAGGTGAGCCGATGGTCAGAAGGGTATGCTTCTGACATTATCGAAGCCTTCAATAAAGATATTTTCCCCTATATCGGCCAGCAGCCGGTGAATGATATCAAACCTTTGGTTCTGCTGAAAGTGCTACGTCGAATGGAAAACCGTGGCGCGACAGAGAAGGCCAAGAAGGTTCGCCAGCGCTGCAGCGAAGTTTTTCGTTACGCCATCGTCACCGGTCGTGCGGAATACAATCCTGCAGCGGATCTAACCAGCGCGATGTCAGGGCATGAATCGAAGCATTATCCCTTCCTTACTGTTGAGGAGTTACCAGACTTCTTTAAAGCTCTCGCAGGCTATACAGGAAGCCCGTTAGTTGTTCTTGCAGCACGTCTGCTGATTCTTACGGGAGTACGCACCGGTGAGCTCCGAGGTGCTTTCTGGAGTGAGTTTGATCTTGAAAAAGCGGTGTGGGAAATTCCTGCCGAACGAATGAAAATGAAGCGGCCCCATCTTGTGCCTCTCTCTACCCAAGCGCTGGAAATCGTACAGCAACTCAAAGTTATGTCAGGGCAATATCCGCTGGTGTTCCCAGGGCGTAATGATCCCCGCAAGTCGATGAGCGAAGCGAGTATTAATCAGGTATTCAAACGGATTGGGTATACGGGGAAGGTAACGGGGCATGGTTTCCGTCACACGATGAGTACGATTTTGCACGAGGAAGGGTTCAATACGGCATGGATCGAAACCCAGCTTGCGCATGTTGATAAGAACGCGATTCGAGGGACGTATAACCATGCGTTGTATCTAGAAGGGCGAAGGGAGATGATGCAGTGGTATGCAGATTTCATCGGTCAAGTAGGCAAATTCCAGCTAACCCCTAGCTTATGCAGCTATTAGCTTGATTGCTTGATAGAGTGGTAAGGGGCAAGTAGAGCCTCTTCTCATCGAAGAGGCTGAACCAACGTGAGTTTATTTTTTGCCTTCGAAGTTAATGCTTTACGCAAATTTTTTGTTGTACCGTAGGATGTGAAGATCTGCGGAGGTTAGAGATGAAAATCATGCTATGTTAGTCACTGAGGAGTGAGTCAAAATGTTATAACTTTTTCAAAGAGGCGTTGTATCGTGAAAGTTGTCTTTAATGTTAATGGTAAAAAAGTCCCGCTCGAATCTCTGCAATATATAAGTAAAGCAAATCAACTTGAAGTTATGCGGAATTGGTTTTTTGAAAATTTCGAAGATCCCGCAAACTCTTGTCCGTATGAATCCCGTGAAGGCGGATATGCTTACATTTATGGTGGCCCATACGAAGCAAGTGAAGAGTTGCAAGCGATGTTTGAAGGGTACGTGAAATTTGATTATATCCAAGAACTAGTTAATGATTTACAAGAACAGTGCTACGAGTGGTCAGGTAATTCAAATAATATTAATGATTGGTACGACGAAGACTTGTACGATGCTGTTACATCTTCCGAACAACCCTTTTCTAAGTTCGTTGAAAGCATTGATGGAATAAAAATGCTGGCTAAAGGCGAATTTAAAGATAAGCAAAAAGAACA from Enterobacter chengduensis includes:
- a CDS encoding phage baseplate assembly protein V; this encodes MPIPTQSQIGGEQQTAQAIADSVSTQMRVAMPGIIQSFDPDAVTCTVEVALRGVVGDGSTELKPLVDVPVIFPRGGGCTLTFPVKEGDECLLIFADRCIDFWWQSGGVQETVDPRQHDLSDAFAIVGPQSQAQKIIGISTSAAQLRTDDGAAFVEVAAGHNITVKTLGQLTATAEGGTTITSPTITLNGNVTINGNLSQGMGESGGTATMLGPVTVTNDVKASGVSVATHKHGGVQTGGGTTGGPQ
- a CDS encoding tail fiber assembly protein yields the protein MKPVFDKNGLATEPGEIRCFYYDPDTGEYTGWSDEYINPGVSMPGHSTDIDPGDEVAGKVAVYKNVTWSQEEDHRGEIVYSTTDGMKSTIDYIGSVHDGYTTTEPSGPYDKWDGEKWVTDTDAQHAADVKAADQQKAALLTEAKETISFWQTELQLGIISDEDKASLIAWMNYIKAVQAVDTSKAPDITWPTPPAA
- a CDS encoding DUF2612 domain-containing protein, which gives rise to MSKYTDLITNYHATKPKYFDHIDLSTRPLIDITGATWRLVSAFDIDTAVGVQLDTLGLWIGRSRIVGQPISGVYFSWDTDGLGYDQGVWQGPYDPDAGYTTLSDTTYRIVLKAKIAINNWDGRNDSLPPILDAATAGSGLKMQIVDNQDMTISVWVFPETDISDVSLELIAAIKQGYLTIKAAGVWAGDIETPSVETPSEGTKFFGFDMENEYIAGLDDGAWGKLL
- a CDS encoding phage tail protein, whose protein sequence is MGEITVMAKNDFKSFATAANANVMAQADWEALPALLSGFTAGKAASAEVNKAIRQASFIASALAQYTANKSGQDVLDDADLNGFITKMTTAFGKDFQALDATLTALAGLATGANKLPYFTGTDTVSQTDLTSVGRDIIGQTDLTSLISYLSLQAFVSSPSSVANAFSSVHSPDDSKYLVIANNGDWGAQDESGNGIPLPINRGGTGDATTAGARDNLGLSAGLPPIGIPFFWPSAAMPNTVMPEWSDMVFLKFNGATFSAATYPKLALVWPGLKLTESRGEFVRIWDDGRGVDGGRTLLSAQGDAQQAITGQFVDVAMGVNASASGAFEMTQLIPTGLTAGQASDFNQKNIYFDSSKVNRTAAENRPRNIAFNLLVRAK
- a CDS encoding tyrosine-type recombinase/integrase, with the translated sequence MKLNARQVDAAKPREKAYKLADGAGLYLEVVPSGSRYWRMKYRFNGKEKRMAFGVYPAVSLAQARALRDEAKKKLAEGIDPSFAKKEEKLVRDVQLNNTFQAVALEWHGTKVSRWSEGYASDIIEAFNKDIFPYIGQQPVNDIKPLVLLKVLRRMENRGATEKAKKVRQRCSEVFRYAIVTGRAEYNPAADLTSAMSGHESKHYPFLTVEELPDFFKALAGYTGSPLVVLAARLLILTGVRTGELRGAFWSEFDLEKAVWEIPAERMKMKRPHLVPLSTQALEIVQQLKVMSGQYPLVFPGRNDPRKSMSEASINQVFKRIGYTGKVTGHGFRHTMSTILHEEGFNTAWIETQLAHVDKNAIRGTYNHALYLEGRREMMQWYADFIGQVGKFQLTPSLCSY
- a CDS encoding baseplate J/gp47 family protein, with the translated sequence MALNLDTLGLSATVTAQGISAPDYQTILDTLTSYFRQIYGSDAYLEPDSKDGQMVALVALAVHDANNTAIEIYNSFSPTTAQAAALSSNVKINGITRKVATNSTADLLLTGAAGTTITNGSARDKNGIIWNFPASVAIGVDGTVLVTATCANGGSVAALAGTITTINTPTRGWVSVTNPAAATVGSPAETDAELRIRQGQSVALPSLTPFEGVDGAIANVAGVTRHKLYENDTGTTDSNGLPPHSISAIVDGGDVTEIAQTIRGNKGQGTATYGTTSVTVPDTYGNPHVISFSRSTDVPIYGHITLKAFTGYTSQIGVQIQQAVADYINGLTIGDDVLLSRIYSPANLGVVSGGNARYYDIQELLIGKSAGSVAAANIIIAYNESASCKPENIVLTVTS